From a single Plutella xylostella chromosome 5, ilPluXylo3.1, whole genome shotgun sequence genomic region:
- the LOC119692396 gene encoding solute carrier family 12 member 8 translates to MDQNTRTRRNDLEVNSFSNEDPSFDRTRMRRQSGGFVDLGNESQYGRGGHQASGANEIFADLQGDVPWWKSNFFISQPVLFGTWDGVFTSCLINIFGVIVFLRSGWIVGQAGLVNAIFIVIFTVFVALISVLSAVGICERCRIESGGVYFLLAHTLGSRLGGALGMIYCFGQAVGCALNVFGFGESMASLVGTDNTWAARGFAISAVVLLGTINMAGVKWVIKLQFVLLLIILLAAVDFFVGSVVNPPTMEFKGWLGGTMANNTWSNYQDDYTWFKCFGVFFPTVTGILAGINMSGDLKNPSINIPNGSLAAISTGTFLYLMFVITLAATVTREALLKNFSITADISAVTVLLLAGLYVASMSSCLGAMYGTPRVLQSIANEKVIPGLDILGHGRGPNRVPVYSMVVVAVVTITFIIIGDINKLAPIVTMPFLITYASIDYSYFALAQTFDLQHKREMRFQGHSPRDPQVYGATGSDLDLLFPERIRHKNVGEFSPSPTDGSTAGRAGDGRPSVSVHSKDQHWYSHLCNRWLSLSGVAIKLLLMFLVHWAYALGCLSLLWVLWLYIGAANPAVKPGRASEFRFLSWLRVSFLQAIGKRPLEYEQLVVTPVHAAVSVESERLNDDNEDFASRRRYHQSAALQTHLVSVDS, encoded by the exons atggaTCAAAATACGCGTACAAGAAGAAACGATTTAGAGGTTAATAGTTTCAGTAATGAAGACCCTTCATTTGATCGGACTCGTATGAGAAGACAATCTGGTGGCTTCGTAGACCTGGGTAATGAGTCACAGTATGGAAGAGGAGGTCACCAGGCTTCGGGGGCCAATGAAATTTTCGCCGATTTACAG GGCGATGTTCCATGGTGGAAGTCTAACTTCTTCATATCACAACCAGTACTGTTTGGGACCTGGGATGGAGTGTTCACATCATGtctaattaatatatttggtGTAATAGTATTTCTACGGTCTGGCTGGATAGTGGGCCAAGCTGGTTTAGTCAATGCAATATTCATAGTGATTTTTACAG TATTTGTGGCCCTTATATCTGTGCTATCTGCAGTGGGCATCTGTGAGCGATGCAGGATAGAAAGTGGAGGAGTGTACTTCCTTCTGGCGCACACACTAGGTTCAAGGCTAGGAGGTGCCTTGGGTATGATTTACTGCTTTGGACAG GCAGTAGGATGTGCCTTAAATGTATTTGGTTTTGGTGAGTCAATGGCCAGCCTGGTGGGCACAGACAACACGTGGGCGGCACGAGGGTTCGCCATCTCCGCTGTGGTGCTGCTGGGGACCATCAACATGGCCGGGGTCAAGTGGGTCATCAAGTTGCAATTTGTTCTCCTGCTGATAATTCTGCTGGCAGCAGTTGACTTCTTTGTGGGGTCTGTTGTTAATCCACCAA CTATGGAGTTTAAGGGCTGGCTTGGAGGCACAATGGCAAACAACACCTGGTCCAACTACCAAGATGACTACACATGGTTCAAATGCTTTGGAGTGTTCTTCCCCACAGTCACTGGTATCTTGGCAGGAATCAACATGAGTGGTGATTTGAAAAATCCCTCCATTAACATTCCTAATGGATCTTTGGCTGCTATAAGCACAGG GACCTTCCTATATCTAATGTTTGTCATAACTCTGGCAGCCACCGTGACGCGGGAAGCTCTCCTCAAGAACTTTTCCATAACAGCTGACATATCAGCAGTGACTGTGTTGCTACTGGCTGGGTTATATGTTGCCTCCATGAGTTCATGTCTCGGGGCCATGTACGGCACACCTCGGGTTCTACAGAGTATTGCCAATGAGAAAGTCATTCCAGGCCTGGATATACTGGGACATGGG AGAGGCCCAAACAGGGTGCCCGTATACTCAATGGTGGTAGTAGCTGTAGTGACCATCACTTTCATCATTATAGGTGACATCAACAAGCTCGCACCCATCGTCACTATGCCTTTCCTAATCACGTACGCTAGTATTGACTACTCATACTTCGCCCTCGCTCAGACGTTTGATTTGCAACATAAACGTGAAATGAG ATTTCAGGGTCACTCACCGCGGGATCCTCAAGTGTATGGCGCTACTGGCAGTGATTTAGATCTACTCTTTCCTGAAAGAATACGGCATAAAAACGTTGGG GAGTTCAGCCCGTCGCCAACAGACGGCTCCacggcggggcgcgcgggcgacggCCGGCCCAGCGTCAGCGTGCACTCCAAGGACCAGCACTGGTACTCGCATCTGTGCAACCGGTGGCTCTCGCTGTCCGGG GTGGCAATAAAACTGCTGCTGATGTTCCTGGTGCACTGGGCGTACGCGCTGGGCTGCCTGTCGCTGCTGTGGGTGCTGTGGCTGTACATCGGGGCCGCCAACCCCGCGGTGAAGCCGGGCCGGGCCTCCGAGTTCCGCTTCCTGAGCTGGCTGCGGGTGTCGTTCTTGCAGGCTATTGG CAAGCGTCCCCTCGAGTACGAGCAGCTGGTGGTGACGCCGGTGCACGCGGCCGTGAGCGTGGAGTCGGAGCGGCTCAACGACGACAACGAGGACTTCGCGTCGCGCCGCCGCTACCACCAGTCCGCGGCGCTGCAGACGCACCTCGTCAGCGTCGACTCGTAG